In one window of Palaemon carinicauda isolate YSFRI2023 chromosome 2, ASM3689809v2, whole genome shotgun sequence DNA:
- the LOC137616623 gene encoding uncharacterized protein encodes MEMGRTKLYTPHGTGPNQAVHPTWNWAEPSCTPHMELGRTKLYTSHGTGPDQPVHPHGTGLNQPVHPHGTGPNQPVPWNWAAPTCTPHMELSRTNLYTPRETGPHQPVHPTWN; translated from the coding sequence ATGGAAATGGGCCGAACCAAGCTGTACACCCCACATGGAACTGGGCCGAACCAAGCTGTACACCCCACATGGAACTGGGCCGAACCAAGCTGTACACCCCACATGGAACTGGGCCGAACCAAGCTGTACACCTCACATGGAACTGGGCCGGACCAACCTGTACACCCACATGGAACTGGGCTGAACCAACCTGTACACCCACATGGAACTGGGCCGAATCAACCTGTACCATGGAACTGGGCCGCACCAACCTGTACACCCCACATGGAACTGAGCCGCACCAACCTGTACACCCCACGTGAAACTGGGCCGCACCAACCTGTACACCCCACATGGAACTGA